One part of the Lotus japonicus ecotype B-129 chromosome 2, LjGifu_v1.2 genome encodes these proteins:
- the LOC130738572 gene encoding uncharacterized protein LOC130738572: MAGQRSSSSSFTYDVYLSFRGSDTRFGFTGNLYKALSDKGIHTFFDDEELQRIYTFFDDEEITPPLFKAVELSKIAIIVLSQNYAFSSFCLDELSKIIDCKKEMGQLVIPVFYQVDPSDVRELKGAYGEAMATHEKRFKDNEDNKERLIKWKIALNEVANLSGWHFKHGDGYEYQTIEKIVKQVHRKISPRSLHVPVYTVGLESRLQEVYSLLDVGSDHRVLMVGIWGIGGIGKSTLAEAIHNLISRHFEGCCFLDNIRENSSGRGLVNLQEKLLFDILGENFRLGNVSRGAKTIESMLCRKKVLLFLDDVDRLEQLEALVGRPDWFGPGSRVVITTRNKHLLAIRGVEKIYKVEELSNKDALELLRRQAFRDGKADPSHTEVLNQVVTYAYGLPLALKVMGSYLFGRCVEEWKSALEKLKWIPDGKILEILKVSFDDLDEEDKSVFLDIACSFKGYELAEVENILCAHYDYQMNLTIEVFVDKPLISITADGKVRLHPLIEQMVRDEDEREFIERMVEVVSSKIIHLPLHVADYPVGLESRVLEVISLLDVGSDDGVHMVGIYGIGGIGKTTLARAVYNSIAEQFGGLCFLENVKYVSSEHGLIHLQQKLIFDILGEGVHIRSVNEGISVIKHRLHQKKILLILDDVDKFEQLESMIGGSDWFGFGSKVIITTRDKHLLATRGVERTYEVKKLNEKDALEFLSWNAFKTDKFGPSYRNILNLAINFAFGIPLVLEVIGSNFFGLSIEEWEAEFNQHAITLDKEIQDMAQEESSRHPGNLSRVWFGNEWTYDIFLSFSGLDTRTGFIGYLYNALVEKGICSFIGDMELQRGEKITLGTRKEIEESRIAIIVLSKCYVSSSYCLDELANIIECIQGKGQLVLPIFYDVDPSDILHERGSCGEALFNHEKKFKDNQVKVIKWRTALLQTANLSGWHIKHGGGYEYEFIERIVEEISRKINRVPLHVADYPIGLRSQVLEVKSILDVGFDDGVLMVGIHGICGIGKTAIARAVYNLIADHFESLCFIENVKKNSNKHGLVHLQEIFLSKVVGEKKIKLVSVKQGISIIKHRLQRKKVLLILDDVDKLEQVEVTAGGSDWFGAGSRIIITTRDKELLATHGIKRIYEVKKLNRKEAFQLLSWKGFRTNNVAPSYREIADSAVTHASGLPFALELMGSNLFGRSIEECESSFTGYELMLAKGIPDILRVSFDGLDEVEKNIFLDIACFFEGYELAVVENILCAHYGVDMKYGIRVLAEKTLIKINQYGEVTLPDLMQDMGREIVRQESPEEPGQRSRLWFYEDIVHVLEENTGTSQTQIIILEFPLFKEEVVEWDGEAFKKMQDLKTLIIRNGCFSKGPNHLPNSLRVLEWEGYPSQSLPSDFHPEKLAIFKLASIFFMSLELLNLHKKFMNLRVLGIDECESITQIPDFSGLPNLEKLSFVYCENLIKIHESVGFLNKLRILDIEGCCKIRTFPPMKLASLEELYLSHCSSLESFPEILAKMENITLIGVHHTPIKELPSSIGNLTRLRRLELHGCGMLQLPSGIAMLPELEELSVWQCEGLQPFNQDGCEEKMSSTLKQLDFLACNISDEVLRTALAWFTNVRELDLSLNIFTTLPACFKECFFLRKLTVDYCKHLQEIRGIPPNLETFSAKWCTSLNYIDLTVHLAGIKRSSFVRELIVNDCENLREIIGISPYIELLSATYCTSLISLCSSMLLNQELHEAGNKRFCLPGTRIPRWFEHCTRGPSISFWFRNEFPASLSLCLVGLVHVHPVRFRPMMIINGNKMRTEFLTEKWFNFEFLVGTDHMLIFGEKQIKFKDNLVEVLLENEWNHVVVSIDIDLTLNPTVLSVIQTGLHIFKQSSMEDIRSTISESKAWWGSFPETVHTKTK; the protein is encoded by the exons ATGGCAGGTCAACGCTCCTCGTCTTCCTCCTTCACCTACGATGTGTACCTCAGTTTCAGAGGCTCTGATACTCGATTTGGTTTCACTGGCAATCTATACAAAGCTCTCTCTGACAAGGGAATCCATACTTTCTTTGATGATGAGGAGCTCCAGAGAATCTATACTTTCTTTGATGATGAGGAAATCACACCACCACTATTCAAGGCAGTTGAACTCTCCAAGATTGCCATCATTGTTCTCTCTCAGAACTATGCATTTTCATCATTCTGCTTAGATGAACTTTCCAAGATCATTGATTGCAAGAAGGAAATGGGTCAGTTGGTCATACCTGTTTTTTATCAAGTAGACCCTTCTGATGTTCGAGAGCTAAAAGGGGCTTATGGAGAAGCAATGGCTACCCATGAGAAGAGGTTCAAGGATAACGAGGATAACAAGGAAAGGTTGATCAAATGGAAGATCGCTTTGAATGAAGTGGCTAACTTGTCTGGTTGGCATTTCAAGCATGG GGATGGATATGAATACCAGACTATAGAGAAGATTGTTAAACAGGTCCATAGAAAGATTTCCCCTCGTTCTTTACATGTTCCGGTTTACACAGTTGGTCTGGAATCTCGGTTGCAAGAAGTTTACTCGCTTCTGGATGTTGGATCCGATCATAGAGTCCTCATGGTAGGGATCTGGGGTATTGGCGGAATAGGCAAGTCAACACTTGCTGAAGCAATTCATAATTTGATTTCTAGACACTTTGAAGGCTGTTGCTTTCTTGATAATATAAGAGAAAACTCAAGTGGACGTGGGTTAGTAAATCTCCAAGAGAAGCTCCTTTTTGACATACTTGGAGAGAACTTTCGTTTGGGAAATGTCTCTAGAGGAGCTAAAACAATAGAGTCTATGCTCTGCCGAAAGAAAGTTCTTTTGTTTCTAGATGATGTGGACAGATTAGAGCAATTGGAGGCCTTGGTTGGAAGACCTGACTGGTTTGGTCCTGGTAGCAGAGTTGTCATTACAACTAGGAATAAACATTTGCTAGCAATTCGTGGGGTTGAAAAAATATACAAGGTAGAAGAATTAAGTAACAAAGATGCTCTTGAGTTGCTTAGGAGGCAAGCTTTTAGAGATGGCAAGGCTGATCCAAGTCACACAGAAGTTTTAAACCAAGTAGTAACTTATGCTTATGGTCTTCCATTGGCTTTAAAAGTAATGGGTTCCTATTTGTTTGGAAGATGTGTGGAGGAATGGAAATCTGCATTAGAGAAGTTAAAATGGATTCCTGATGGAAAAATTCTTGAAATATTAAAAGTAAGCTTCGATGATTTGGATGAAGAAGACAAAAGTGTTTTTCTTGACATTGCTTGTTCCTTCAAAGGATATGAATTGGCAGAGGTTGAGAATATACTTTGTGCTCATTATGATTACCAGATGAATCTTACTATTGAAGTGTTTGTTGACAAACCTCTCATAAGTATTACTGCAGATGGTAAGGTGAGACTACATCCCTTGATAGAACAAATGGTAAG GGATGAAGATGAACGTGAGTTTATTGAAAGGATGGTCGAAGTGGTCTCTAGCAAGATTATTCATCTTCCTTTACATGTTGCCGATTACCCAGTTGGGTTGGAGTCTCGAGTGCTTGAAGTAATATCACTCCTAGATGTTGGATCTGATGATGGAGTGCACATGGTAGGGATTTATGGCATTGGTGGAATAGGAAAAACAACACTTGCTCGAGCAGTTTATAATTCTATTGCTGAACAATTTGGTGGTTTATGTTTTCTTGAAAACGTGAAATATGTTTCAAGTGAACATGGGTTGATACATCTCCAACAAAAGCTCATTTTCGACATACTTGGAGAAGGTGTCCATATAAGAAGTGTCAATGAAGGAATTTCAGTAATAAAGCATAGGCTCCACCAAAAGAAGATTCTTTTGATTCTTGATGATGTGGACAAATTTGAGCAGTTGGAGTCAATGATTGGGGGATCTGATTGGTTTGGTTTTggcagcaaagttatcatcacAACTCGAGACAAACATTTGTTGGCAACACGTGGAGTTGAAAGGACATACGAGGTTAAGAAGTTAAATGAGAAAGATGCTCTTGAATTTCTTAGCTGGAATGCTTTTAAAACTGACAAATTTGGTCCAAGTTATAGAAATATTTTAAACCTTGCAATAAATTTTGCTTTTGGAATTCCATTGGTTTTGGAAGTAATTGGTTCCAACTTTTTTGGATTGAGTATAGAAGAATGGGAAGCTGAATTCAATCAACATGCAATAACTCTAGATAAAGAGATACAAGATATGGCTCAAGAGGAATCATCAAGGCATCCTGGCAACCTCAGTAGGGTATGGTTCGGCAATGAATGGACTTACGATATTTTCCTTAGCTTTAGTGGTCTAGATACCCGGACTGGTTTCATTGGCTATCTCTATAATGCTCTGGTTGAAAAGGGGATTTGCTCATTCATTGGTGATATGGAGCTTCAGAGAGGGGAGAAAATAACACTAGGAACTCGCAAGGAAATTGAAGAGTCTCGGATTGCCATTATTGTGCTTTCGAAATGCTATGTATCTTCTTCATACTGCCTAGATGAACTTGCCAATATCATTGAGTGCATTCAAGGGAAGGGTCAGTTGGTTTTACCTATTTTTTATGATGTGGATCCTTCTGATATACTACATGAGAGAGGTAGTTGTGGAGAAGCATTGTTTAATCATGAGAAGAAGTTCAAGGATAACCAGGTGAAAGTGATCAAATGGAGGACGGCATTGCTTCAAACAGCTAACTTGTCTGGTTGGCATATCAAACATGG GGGTGGATATGAATATGAGTTTATTGAGAGGATTGTTGAAGAAATCTCAAGAAAAATTAATCGTGTTCCTTTGCATGTTGCTGATTACCCAATTGGATTGAGGTCTCAAGTGCTGGAAGTAAAGTCAATTCTGGATGTTGGGTTTGATGATGGAGTCCTCATGGTAGGTATCCATGGCATTTGTGGGATAGGTAAAACAGCAATTGCTCGAGCAGTTTATAATTTGATTGCCGACCATTTTGAAAGCTTGTGTTTTATagaaaatgtgaaaaaaaattcaaataaacatGGGTTAGTACATCTTCAGGAGATCTTTCTATCTAAAGTAGTTGGGGAGAAGAAAATTAAGTTAGTAAGTGTCAAACAAGGAATTTCAATAATAAAGCATAGGCTTCAGCGAAAAAAAGTTCTTTTGATTCTTGATGATGTTGACAAACTAGAGCAAGTGGAGGTCACTGCTGGAGGATCTGATTGGTTTGGTGCTGGCAGCAGAATTATCATTACAACTCGGGACAAAGAGTTGCTAGCAACTCACGGGATAAAAAGGATATATGAGGTAAAGAAGTTAAACAGGAAAGAAGCTTTTCAATTGCTTAGTTGGAAAGGTTTTAGAACTAACAACGTCGCTCCAAGTTATAGGGAGATTGCAGACAGTGCAGTAACTCATGCTTCTGGCCTTCCATTTGCTTTAGAACTAATGGGTTCAAACTTGTTTGGAAGAAGTATAGAAGAATGCGAATCTTCATTCACTGGATATGAATTAATGCTTGCTAAAGGAATCCCAGACATACTTAGAGTTAGCTTTGATGGTTTGGATGAAGTAGAGAAGAATATTTTTCTTGACATTGCTTGTTTCTTCGAAGGATATGAATTGGCAGTGGTTGAAAATATACTTTGTGCTCATTATGGTGTCGACATGAAATATGGTATTAGGGTGTTAGCTGAAAAAACTCTCATAAAAATCAATCAGTATGGTGAGGTGACTTTGCCTGATTTGATGCAAGACATGGGTAGAGAAATTGTTCGCCAGGAATCTCCGGAAGAGCCTGGCCAACGCAGCAGGTTATGGTTCTATGAGGATATTGTTCATGTTTTAGAAGAAAATACG GGAACTAGTCAAACTCAAATCATAATTCTGGAATTCCCCTTATTTAAAGAAGAAGTAGTAGAATGGGATGGAGAGGCCTTCAAGAAGATGCAAGACCTCAAAACGCTAATTATTAGAAATGGTTGTTTTTCCAAAGGTCCAAATCATCTTCCAAATAGTTTAAGAGTGCTGGAATGGGAGGGATATCCTTCACAATCTTTACCATCTGATTTTCATCCGGAGAAACTTGCGATATTCAAGCTAGCTAGTATCTTCTTCATGTCACTCGAGTTGCTCAACTTACATAAG AAGTTCATgaatttgagagttttgggtATTGATGAGTGTGAATCTATAACACAAATACCTGATTTTTCTGGTCTCCCAAATTTAGAAAAACTATCATTTGTATATTGTGAGAATTTAATCAAAATCCACGAGTCAGTTGGATTCTTGAATAAACTTAGAATCTTGGATATTGAGGGTTGTTGCAAGATCAGGACTTTTCCACCCATGAAGTTGGCCTCTCTTGAAGAACTGTATCTTTCACATTGCTCAAGCCTTGAGAGTTTTCCAGAAATATTAGCAAAGATGGAAAACATAACACTTATTGGTGTGCACCACACTCCCATAAAGGAACTGCCATCTTCGATTGGAAATCTCACTCGGCTTCGAAGGTTAGAACTGCATGGCTGTGGAATGCTTCAGTTACCAAGTGGCATTGCAATGTTGCCAGAACTTGAGGAGCTGAGTGTTTGGCAATGCGAAGGGTTGCAACCATTTAATCAGGACGGATGTGAAGAGAAAATGAGCTCAACCCTGAAACAACTTGATTTTTTGGCTTGCAATATATCAGATGAAGTCCTTCGAACAGCTCTTGCTTGGTTTACGAATGTGAGAGAGTTAGACCTGTCATTGAATATTTTCACAACTCTGCCTGCATGCTTCAAAGAATGTTTCTTTTTGAGGAAACTCACCGTGGATTATTGTAAGCATCTTCAAGAGATTAGAGGGATTCCACCCAACTTAGAAACATTCTCCGCAAAATGGTGCACATCCTTGAATTATATAGACCTCACAGTTCATCTTGCAGGCATCAAAAGAAGTAGCTTTGTGAGGGAACTTATTGTGAATGATTGTGAAAATCTTCGAGAAATCATAGGGATTTCTCCATACATAGAACTTTTGTCTGCAACATATTGCACATCCTTGATTTCATTGTGTTCAAGCATGTTACTGAATCAG GAATTGCATGAGGCTGGAAACAAGAGATTTTGTTTGCCTGGAACAAGGATTCCAAGGTGGTTTGAGCATTGTACGAGGGGACCATCAATTTCTTTCTGGTTTCGTAATGAATTCCCTGCATCCTTATCCCTCTGTCTTGTTGGACTTGTGCATGTGCACCCTGTCAGGTTCAGACCCATGATGATCATCAATGGCAATAAAATGAGGACAGAGTTCCTAACTGAAAAATGGTTTAATTTTGAGTTCCTAGTAGGAACTGATCATATGCTTATTTTTGGTGAAAAACAGATAAAATTCAAAGATAATTTGGTTGAAGTACTTTTAGAAAATGAATGGAATCATGTGGTGGTTTCAATTGATATTGATCTTACATTGAACCCAACAGTATTATCTGTTATCCAAACTGGACTCCACATTTTCAAACAAAGTAGCATGGAGGATATCCGATCAACCATTTCTGAAAGTAAAGCATGGTGGGGGAGTTTCCCAGAGACAGTTcatacaaaaacaaaataa